Proteins encoded by one window of Gemmatimonas aurantiaca:
- a CDS encoding response regulator transcription factor has product MAKSTADPSSPVVYVIDDDHSVRAALEDLFASVGLRVRTFGSTREFLAHEREDAPGCLVLDVRMPGQSGMDFHRQMVALKIGLPVVFITGHGDIPMGVEAMKNGAIEFLAKPFRDQNLLDAIQHGIEKNRAQRREEDAAAELQARWMSLTPGEQDVTRLVVRGLLNKQIAAQLDLSEITVKVRRSHAMRKMQAQSLADLVRIIEKVRM; this is encoded by the coding sequence ATGGCCAAATCGACAGCAGACCCATCGAGCCCCGTCGTCTACGTGATCGACGACGATCATTCCGTGCGCGCCGCGCTCGAGGACCTGTTCGCCTCAGTGGGGCTGAGGGTTCGAACCTTTGGTTCGACCCGGGAGTTTCTGGCGCACGAGAGGGAGGACGCGCCGGGATGCCTGGTGCTGGATGTCCGCATGCCGGGTCAGAGCGGCATGGACTTTCATCGCCAGATGGTTGCGTTGAAGATCGGGCTTCCCGTGGTGTTCATTACAGGCCATGGCGACATCCCGATGGGCGTCGAGGCGATGAAGAACGGTGCGATCGAGTTCCTTGCGAAACCGTTCCGTGACCAGAATCTGCTGGACGCCATTCAGCACGGCATCGAGAAGAATCGGGCGCAACGACGAGAGGAGGACGCCGCCGCCGAGTTGCAAGCCAGGTGGATGTCCCTGACGCCGGGCGAACAGGATGTCACGCGCCTGGTCGTGCGTGGGCTGCTCAACAAGCAGATCGCGGCACAGTTGGATCTCAGTGAAATCACCGTCAAGGTCCGCCGCAGCCATGCCATGCGCAAGATGCAAGCGCAATCGCTGGCCGATCTGGTGAGAATCATCGAGAAGGTGAGAATGTAG
- a CDS encoding J domain-containing protein yields MANGTDYYAVLGVSSNATADEVKKQYRRLAKQYHPDANQNDPKAAERFKEISEAYNVIGDAEKRKQYDDMRRLGAFGGVGGFSQGGARSSSRPGGFGGTGPGQAGAGTFTDFDVGGIGGLGDLFSSMFGGGAARGRNKGPERGQTVEQTVEVPFRVAATGGKVPVEIEVNEECAMCHGSGAAPGAQLKPCGECGGRGVISFGQGSFAVNRPCPVCMGRGSVPSERCPACRGTGEARVRRKVLITVPAGAESGHKVRLRGQGGKGASGGQAGDLVITFDVLPDRFYKRDGLDLIATVPINVAQATLGSRISVRTLDGKKVALRIPAGTSAGKRFKISGQGVEKDGKKGDMLVEVTITVPDTLNEAQEKAMRDFAEASGLKY; encoded by the coding sequence ATGGCCAACGGCACTGACTACTACGCGGTTCTCGGGGTCTCGTCGAATGCAACCGCCGACGAGGTCAAGAAGCAGTACCGGCGGCTCGCGAAGCAGTATCATCCCGACGCGAACCAGAACGATCCCAAGGCCGCCGAGCGTTTCAAGGAGATCTCCGAGGCCTACAACGTCATCGGTGACGCCGAGAAGCGGAAGCAATACGACGACATGCGCCGACTGGGCGCTTTCGGCGGGGTGGGCGGCTTCAGTCAGGGCGGGGCCCGATCGTCGTCGCGGCCCGGCGGGTTCGGCGGAACCGGGCCCGGACAGGCCGGCGCCGGCACGTTCACCGATTTTGATGTCGGTGGAATCGGCGGACTCGGGGATCTCTTCTCCTCGATGTTCGGCGGGGGAGCCGCGCGCGGACGCAACAAAGGGCCGGAGCGCGGACAGACGGTCGAACAGACGGTCGAGGTGCCATTCCGTGTCGCGGCGACGGGGGGCAAGGTCCCCGTGGAGATCGAGGTCAACGAAGAGTGCGCGATGTGCCATGGCAGTGGCGCTGCGCCCGGTGCCCAGCTCAAGCCCTGCGGTGAATGTGGCGGGCGTGGGGTGATCTCGTTCGGCCAGGGAAGTTTCGCCGTCAATCGTCCATGCCCGGTGTGCATGGGACGCGGCAGTGTTCCCAGCGAACGTTGCCCGGCCTGTCGGGGTACAGGGGAAGCGCGCGTGCGTCGCAAGGTGCTGATCACCGTGCCGGCCGGCGCGGAGTCGGGGCACAAGGTCCGGCTTCGTGGGCAGGGCGGCAAGGGCGCGTCCGGTGGACAGGCGGGGGATCTCGTCATCACGTTCGATGTGCTGCCCGATCGTTTCTACAAGCGTGATGGACTGGATCTGATCGCCACGGTGCCCATCAACGTGGCGCAGGCCACGCTGGGGTCGCGTATCAGCGTGCGCACACTCGATGGCAAGAAGGTGGCGCTCCGTATCCCCGCCGGCACCTCGGCGGGCAAGCGTTTCAAGATCTCGGGGCAGGGCGTGGAGAAGGACGGCAAGAAGGGAGACATGCTGGTCGAAGTCACCATCACCGTGCCGGACACGCTCAACGAAGCACAGGAGAAGGCGATGCGGGATTTTGCCGAGGCGAGTGGTCTCAAGTACTGA
- a CDS encoding nucleotide exchange factor GrpE — MTDPNATAPEAPLESPLTDASASADPVDDRQRELDEAKDKYLRLAAEFENFRRRAVKERQEAGWRAQGDLVRGILDALDDLNRFANVDPATVDAKTVVEGVGLVEKKLFKSLAGHGFEVVDPTNHPFDPALHEAVSTTPAAGPEEDGMVAMCFQAGYVINGHVLRPARVVVKQWTGA, encoded by the coding sequence ATGACTGATCCCAACGCGACGGCGCCGGAGGCGCCTCTCGAGTCCCCCCTCACCGACGCGTCGGCGTCGGCCGATCCCGTCGACGATCGCCAGCGCGAGCTCGACGAGGCGAAGGACAAGTATCTGCGGCTGGCCGCCGAGTTCGAGAATTTCCGCCGCCGGGCCGTGAAGGAACGGCAGGAAGCGGGCTGGCGGGCCCAGGGCGACCTCGTGCGCGGTATTCTCGACGCACTGGACGATCTCAACCGGTTCGCCAACGTCGACCCGGCCACGGTGGACGCGAAGACCGTGGTGGAGGGGGTCGGCCTGGTGGAGAAGAAGTTGTTCAAGTCGCTCGCCGGTCATGGGTTCGAAGTAGTCGATCCCACGAACCATCCGTTCGACCCGGCACTGCACGAAGCGGTGAGCACGACGCCCGCGGCAGGCCCCGAAGAAGACGGCATGGTGGCCATGTGCTTCCAGGCGGGTTATGTCATCAACGGGCACGTTCTGCGCCCGGCGCGTGTGGTGGTCAAGCAGTGGACAGGCGCCTGA
- a CDS encoding competence/damage-inducible protein A, translating to MHIEIVTIGDELLLGFTIDTNAAHIARELASLGVRIVRRATCGDDADAIAAAVREALDRTGAVITTGGLGPTADDMTKPAIASIFGKGMVMDADILAGLEERWRRRFGHALPVSNRQQALVPEGCTILPNRHGSAPGIWLEDGRGRWVAMFPGVPRELRGMLADTLIPRLRDRLPNDGPVIRSRTLRTANIAESALADRLGDLARGVNGLPLAFLPGNDGVDLRLTSWVLPAREAEATLDAAAARIRGKVDRFIYGEGDDDLAALMLAECAARNLTIAVAESCTGGMLGQRLTAIPGSSRSVQGGVIAYANDVKIRELGVPAEAIDTHGAVSREVALAMATGVRQRFGTGVGIGITGIAGPDGGTLEKPVGTVWVAIDLEGEVRAVRALLPGNRAEIRYRAAQLALDRLRLMLTRTVEDGENGWTAQGTETGPQTP from the coding sequence ATGCACATCGAAATCGTCACCATCGGCGACGAACTGCTGCTCGGCTTCACCATCGATACCAATGCGGCACATATCGCGCGGGAGTTGGCATCACTTGGCGTGCGCATCGTACGCCGCGCAACATGTGGCGATGATGCCGATGCGATCGCGGCGGCCGTGCGGGAAGCGCTCGATCGCACGGGGGCCGTGATCACCACGGGCGGACTCGGCCCCACCGCGGATGACATGACGAAGCCGGCCATCGCCTCGATCTTCGGCAAGGGCATGGTGATGGACGCCGACATTCTGGCCGGTCTCGAGGAGCGCTGGCGCAGGCGGTTCGGTCATGCGCTGCCGGTGAGCAACCGCCAGCAGGCGCTGGTGCCGGAGGGGTGTACCATTCTTCCCAATCGGCATGGGTCCGCGCCGGGCATCTGGCTCGAAGACGGACGTGGACGATGGGTGGCGATGTTTCCGGGCGTGCCGCGCGAATTGCGAGGCATGCTGGCCGACACGCTCATTCCGCGGTTGCGGGACCGTTTGCCGAACGACGGTCCCGTCATCCGCAGTCGCACGCTGCGCACGGCGAACATCGCGGAGTCGGCGCTCGCGGACCGGCTGGGCGATCTGGCACGCGGCGTGAATGGTCTGCCGCTGGCATTTCTGCCCGGCAACGATGGGGTCGATCTGCGTCTGACGTCGTGGGTGTTGCCGGCCCGGGAAGCGGAAGCCACGCTCGACGCGGCCGCGGCACGCATCCGCGGGAAGGTGGACCGCTTCATCTATGGCGAAGGTGACGACGACCTTGCGGCACTGATGCTGGCCGAGTGCGCAGCCCGCAATCTGACCATCGCGGTGGCCGAGAGCTGCACGGGCGGGATGCTGGGGCAGCGTCTGACAGCCATTCCGGGGTCGAGCCGGTCGGTGCAGGGCGGTGTGATCGCGTACGCGAACGACGTGAAGATTCGTGAGCTCGGTGTACCGGCTGAGGCCATCGACACACACGGGGCGGTGAGTCGGGAGGTGGCGCTGGCGATGGCCACCGGTGTCCGGCAGCGTTTTGGCACCGGCGTCGGGATCGGCATCACGGGTATCGCCGGACCGGACGGTGGCACGCTGGAAAAGCCGGTGGGTACCGTGTGGGTGGCGATCGATCTCGAAGGGGAGGTCCGCGCCGTTCGTGCCCTGTTGCCGGGCAACCGGGCAGAGATCCGCTATCGGGCCGCGCAGCTCGCCCTCGACCGGCTGCGGCTGATGCTGACCCGGACCGTGGAAGACGGTGAGAACGGGTGGACGGCGCAGGGAACGGAGACGGGGCCCCAGACGCCCTGA